The Juglans microcarpa x Juglans regia isolate MS1-56 chromosome 8D, Jm3101_v1.0, whole genome shotgun sequence genomic sequence aaagagtcaaataaaaatattataaagttaaaatattagtataatataatttttaatataatttttattattttgaaatttaaaaaagttgattttttttttttttttgaaagtttagaaaatgattagtttgaaaaatttgtaataattaatttgaaatgtttatgtttgactctttgagtgatgtttgggaatgaatgagatgagatgacattACCAAACATTCCCGATCGCAGAACACAAAACAGGTGTATATCACAGCTTGTCAAGATTCACTTCCCAGGAACACACTCAGTTTGGATTAAaaactctcaacccatctcatctcatctcattattacaattttcacaaatttccacataaaatagaataaacaattctaactttttcaaattccaaaacaataataatattaaaaaataatattctaacaatattttactaaacttccaactttcatcttaactcatctcatctcaactcactatccaaacctaactgTAGCCTCTCTCAGATGTGTGAGGTCTTGTAAATTATAATCAAACAAGAACATGCTTTCATCAATCCTGATACATATATTTTCACAACTCTCTTCCCAGCAAGTTCAATAGAAGTTgaaacgaagaaaaaaaaaattgataccaTTCAATTAGCCAGACCAAATTAACAGCAGCTTCAAAATTGTGATACATCAGACAGCAGGTCATTTGAGGGGCACTTGATAAGCTACATTCCAGCTTTTTTAGTGtatttagtttatatatgcTTTATTAGAACTAATTCATCTTACCGATTAGTTCATTGATGTGATCCTCACGATTCCCAGTGTCTCCCCCTTCCTTGTATAACATTTTGTTTCCTTGCAATCCTTCTGGCTTCTTGACTATGAAGGGATATAAAAAACTAGTAACCTCCTTGAAATGTGGACCAACATTAGTGATCTCGTGCACAATATCTTCGATGCATATGATGCCAAACTTCCCCAATGCCTGCAGCAAAAGACAGGCAGAGAGAGGATTAGAAACTTTAGGCCGAAAAGATGTTTAAACTCCAGGATTCAGCAACTTTATCTACACCTGTTCAATGATGTTATTGTCTGTGAGGGGAACCCGCTGCTTGTCTATCTTTGCATAAGCCTTCTTGTAAATCAGCTCCTTAATGCTCTTTAGATTTGGGTATCTTCACAAACAACCAAATCTCATTAGAATAACAAAACACTATAAGGGGCACATCAAGCAAGGGCATCATAAGAATAATCTTCctcatttaaatttcaaaatgcaAGGAAATTCACGTATCAAGGGAGAAAATCAACTTAAAAGAGCCTGATGCTCAGATTTATGTGGCTTATTAGCATCCCTGATCCAAGAAGGTGGTCACATAGagcttaaataaataaagtagaaaCCCCCAAGGCAATGTTGATGATCTGatccaaaattataaatataaagttgTCGATGCTATCTGGAAAAGGATTAGTTACTTCAGGAAGAGCATTACGGAATAATAGTCTATAGAAAGAACCCAAAAGACAGAAAACCAAGTAAACAACAGGAACACAAAGCTACTCCTAGTCCTTAATGTAGCTCAAAGCTTTATTTGAATTGTTGTTCTAGTGCCCTCTAGATATTGTACATTTATCCTACAGCTTATTCggtacattatatatattgcatCAGAATTAGAAAAAGAAGGTTGTGTATCCTACCCATATGTGACGTATGGCTCCACTCTTTGCAGCTTTTCCATAATCCCTTCATTTGCCTTCACAAATATACCACTGAACGTTGACCTCAATCCCATATTGTACAAGACCTTCCTCGTTTTTTGATGAATTTCTCTTTTCCTGGGACACACAAGGAGATATCAGGAAAAAAGTACACAGACcacacaaaatcaccacaaaacaTCAGAATCTCACCCATGTATGCGAATGACAAAAAGCAGTTTCGATTTTGTTGGCACAGATGTCGGTCGTTTCCTCTTTACCCTATGTTTCATCTTGATGAGGTCCAATTCCTGcatgaaaacaaaagataaagaCTTATTCAACAGTTTTCAATATGAACTGTCTCAGACTTTTGACAGGCACTAGGCAAgtgaatatattattaaattgcAGAAAGTGCAAGAACAGCCGTCTTGCGAAACATTGGCCTAGGAAACATTAAGCTTAAAATGAAACTCACACATGACTACCTTTCCAATCCTATCAACTGGCCACCTAGATGAGCATACACATTTTAATGAATATTGCACACTTCTCACTTAGTTATCATAGAAAACTTCATCACACCTACTATCGGGATATTGCACAATAGGCCTGTCTAACATACCAAACTTTGGCAGAAAAGTGCAGGAAAAGCACCTATATAGTATTCAGACGTGGTAGATATGTAAACACTTCATTATTCCTGAGGGTGTGAACATCACAATTTCAACAATCAGGATACAATTCCATTTCCTGATACAACATAACTAAATTTTCTTGATCGGTTACAAAACTAAATGGACACAGTCTGAGTCCATTTAACATAGTTTTATATACTCTTATCCTTCCTAACATTTTACTCATCTAAAAACATAGTTTTAGATACTACAGTCCTTCCTGATATTTTAGCCATGGAGCATTTCCAACTAATCACTCACACCAAACTCTCAATTactacttttcaaaattttgtatataCTGCCTAACCCAAAAATTTATGcctcaaataaatgaaagaacgGTTTTCACTCCTCCAAAGAACACTAGAAAGAGAACTTCAAATTCCCCTATTCCAA encodes the following:
- the LOC121243485 gene encoding 60S ribosomal protein L7-1-like isoform X1, which encodes MGFQFRSRKGKTMAEEEPKLFAYIPEIILKKRKSNEEWALKRKAQYEERNSLIRKKAKYDFIRMPEDFIKEYRARELDLIKMKHRVKRKRPTSVPTKSKLLFVIRIHGKREIHQKTRKVLYNMGLRSTFSGIFVKANEGIMEKLQRVEPYVTYGYPNLKSIKELIYKKAYAKIDKQRVPLTDNNIIEQALGKFGIICIEDIVHEITNVGPHFKEVTSFLYPFIVKKPEGLQGNKMLYKEGGDTGNREDHINELIGKMN
- the LOC121243485 gene encoding 60S ribosomal protein L7-1-like isoform X2; its protein translation is MAEEEPKLFAYIPEIILKKRKSNEEWALKRKAQYEERNSLIRKKAKYDFIRMPEDFIKEYRARELDLIKMKHRVKRKRPTSVPTKSKLLFVIRIHGKREIHQKTRKVLYNMGLRSTFSGIFVKANEGIMEKLQRVEPYVTYGYPNLKSIKELIYKKAYAKIDKQRVPLTDNNIIEQALGKFGIICIEDIVHEITNVGPHFKEVTSFLYPFIVKKPEGLQGNKMLYKEGGDTGNREDHINELIGKMN